The following proteins are encoded in a genomic region of Anomaloglossus baeobatrachus isolate aAnoBae1 chromosome 6, aAnoBae1.hap1, whole genome shotgun sequence:
- the CBX3 gene encoding chromobox protein homolog 3 isoform X1 produces the protein MQASLETQVKMGKKQNGKGKKVEEAEPEEFVVEKVLDRRVVNGKVEYYLKWKGFTDADNTWEPEENLDCPELIEAFLNSQKAGKEKSDGGKRKSVSDSESEESKSKKKRESADKPRGFTRGLEPERIIGATDSSGELMFLMKWKDSDEADLVPAKEANTKCPQVVIAFYEERLTWHSCPEDEAQ, from the exons ATGCAGGCCAGTCTGGAGACGCAGGTA AAAATGGGGAAGAAGCAGAATGGAAAGGGCAAGAAAGTGGAAGAAGCAGAACCTGAAGAGTTTGTAGTAGAAAAGGTTCTGGACAGACGTGTTGTAAATGGGAAGGTTGAATATTATCTAAAGTGGAAAGGGTTCACAGA CGCAGACAATACTTGGGAACCAGAAGAGAACTTGGATTGTCCAGAGTTAATCGAAGCTTTtctcaactctcaaaaagctggcaAAGAAAAATCAGATGGCGGCAAGAGAAAATCTGTGTCCGACAGTGAATCCGAAGAGAGCAAGTCAAAGAAGAAGCGAGAATCG GCTGACAAACCAAGAGGCTTCACTAGAGGTTTAGAACCAGAGAGGATAATTGGCGCTACAGACAGCAGCGGGGAGCTGATGTTCCTTATGAAATG GAAAGACTCGGATGAAGCGGATCTGGTCCCAGCGAAAGAAGCAAACACGAAATGTCCTCAAGTTGTAATTGCGTTTTATGAAGAGAGGTTAACATGGCACTCTTGTCCAGAAGATGAAGCACAATAA
- the CBX3 gene encoding chromobox protein homolog 3 isoform X3, translating into MGKKQNGKGKKVEEAEPEEFVVEKVLDRRVVNGKVEYYLKWKGFTDADNTWEPEENLDCPELIEAFLNSQKAGKEKSDGGKRKSVSDSESEESKSKKKRESADKPRGFTRGLEPERIIGATDSSGELMFLMKWKDSDEADLVPAKEANTKCPQVVIAFYEERLTWHSCPEDEAQ; encoded by the exons ATGGGGAAGAAGCAGAATGGAAAGGGCAAGAAAGTGGAAGAAGCAGAACCTGAAGAGTTTGTAGTAGAAAAGGTTCTGGACAGACGTGTTGTAAATGGGAAGGTTGAATATTATCTAAAGTGGAAAGGGTTCACAGA CGCAGACAATACTTGGGAACCAGAAGAGAACTTGGATTGTCCAGAGTTAATCGAAGCTTTtctcaactctcaaaaagctggcaAAGAAAAATCAGATGGCGGCAAGAGAAAATCTGTGTCCGACAGTGAATCCGAAGAGAGCAAGTCAAAGAAGAAGCGAGAATCG GCTGACAAACCAAGAGGCTTCACTAGAGGTTTAGAACCAGAGAGGATAATTGGCGCTACAGACAGCAGCGGGGAGCTGATGTTCCTTATGAAATG GAAAGACTCGGATGAAGCGGATCTGGTCCCAGCGAAAGAAGCAAACACGAAATGTCCTCAAGTTGTAATTGCGTTTTATGAAGAGAGGTTAACATGGCACTCTTGTCCAGAAGATGAAGCACAATAA
- the CBX3 gene encoding chromobox protein homolog 3 isoform X2, protein MQASLETQKMGKKQNGKGKKVEEAEPEEFVVEKVLDRRVVNGKVEYYLKWKGFTDADNTWEPEENLDCPELIEAFLNSQKAGKEKSDGGKRKSVSDSESEESKSKKKRESADKPRGFTRGLEPERIIGATDSSGELMFLMKWKDSDEADLVPAKEANTKCPQVVIAFYEERLTWHSCPEDEAQ, encoded by the exons ATGCAGGCCAGTCTGGAGACGCAG AAAATGGGGAAGAAGCAGAATGGAAAGGGCAAGAAAGTGGAAGAAGCAGAACCTGAAGAGTTTGTAGTAGAAAAGGTTCTGGACAGACGTGTTGTAAATGGGAAGGTTGAATATTATCTAAAGTGGAAAGGGTTCACAGA CGCAGACAATACTTGGGAACCAGAAGAGAACTTGGATTGTCCAGAGTTAATCGAAGCTTTtctcaactctcaaaaagctggcaAAGAAAAATCAGATGGCGGCAAGAGAAAATCTGTGTCCGACAGTGAATCCGAAGAGAGCAAGTCAAAGAAGAAGCGAGAATCG GCTGACAAACCAAGAGGCTTCACTAGAGGTTTAGAACCAGAGAGGATAATTGGCGCTACAGACAGCAGCGGGGAGCTGATGTTCCTTATGAAATG GAAAGACTCGGATGAAGCGGATCTGGTCCCAGCGAAAGAAGCAAACACGAAATGTCCTCAAGTTGTAATTGCGTTTTATGAAGAGAGGTTAACATGGCACTCTTGTCCAGAAGATGAAGCACAATAA
- the CBX3 gene encoding chromobox protein homolog 3 isoform X4 translates to MVSPANSLTAVLRMRAQGRGRANIRPRASRRRAATVHVPKMGKKQNGKGKKVEEAEPEEFVVEKVLDRRVVNGKVEYYLKWKGFTDADNTWEPEENLDCPELIEAFLNSQKAGKEKSDGGKRKSVSDSESEESKSKKKRESADKPRGFTRGLEPERIIGATDSSGELMFLMKWKDSDEADLVPAKEANTKCPQVVIAFYEERLTWHSCPEDEAQ, encoded by the exons ATGGTCAGCCCCGCTAATAGTCTCACGGCTGTACTGCGCATGCGTGCACAGGGGCGGGGCCGCGCGAACATCAGGCCTAGGGCGAGCAGGAGACGTGCGGCCACCGTGCACG TACCA AAAATGGGGAAGAAGCAGAATGGAAAGGGCAAGAAAGTGGAAGAAGCAGAACCTGAAGAGTTTGTAGTAGAAAAGGTTCTGGACAGACGTGTTGTAAATGGGAAGGTTGAATATTATCTAAAGTGGAAAGGGTTCACAGA CGCAGACAATACTTGGGAACCAGAAGAGAACTTGGATTGTCCAGAGTTAATCGAAGCTTTtctcaactctcaaaaagctggcaAAGAAAAATCAGATGGCGGCAAGAGAAAATCTGTGTCCGACAGTGAATCCGAAGAGAGCAAGTCAAAGAAGAAGCGAGAATCG GCTGACAAACCAAGAGGCTTCACTAGAGGTTTAGAACCAGAGAGGATAATTGGCGCTACAGACAGCAGCGGGGAGCTGATGTTCCTTATGAAATG GAAAGACTCGGATGAAGCGGATCTGGTCCCAGCGAAAGAAGCAAACACGAAATGTCCTCAAGTTGTAATTGCGTTTTATGAAGAGAGGTTAACATGGCACTCTTGTCCAGAAGATGAAGCACAATAA